The nucleotide sequence ACTCGGCCTACCTCGACGCTCACGATCTCAATTCCCAACCAGGTAGAAAATGGGTCAAGAGAAAGCATTTTGGCAGGAATTTTTGTTCCGTCAATCATGATTGAAAGAATTTTTCATTCTTGCTGGCTTTGCTGCGCAACAATGGTGAACAGCGATAGCGATCTTCCCTGTAGAAGTCATACAAAGCATCTAACTGATTCACACACCAGTCCAATCCTTTTTCATCGGCCCAAGCGAGCAATCCCTTGGGATAATTGACTCCTTTAGTCATGGCGTTGTCTAGATCTTCAGCGGTTGCGATTTGCAGGTACAACGCATCAGCAGCTTCATTGATGAGCATGACCAGCAAACGGTCTTGGATAGCTTTAACGTCAGCGCCAGTCAGCATTTCTGGATCGTGTTCTGGCTCGATTTTGTTTCCGTTTTCGAACTTGTAAAAACCTCTACCAGATTTTTTTCCCAGCCATCCAGCTTCTACCAAACGTTTTTGAGTCAATGAAGGCTTATAACGCGGATCAAAATAGAACGCCCCAAAAACCGATTCGGTCACCACATAGTTCACATCGTGACCTATAAAATCCATTAGTTCAAAAGGCCCCATGCGGAAACCCATTTGTCTCACCACCTTATCCAAGGTTGGGATATCTGCCATGCCTTCTTCATACATTCTCAACGCCTCACTATAGAACGGTCTGGCCACACGATTTACGATAAATCCGGGCGTGTCCTTTGCTACTGCCGTAGTCTTTCCCCAACCTTTGATCGTATTTACAGAAGTTTCTGTGATTTGGTCTTCCGTTTGTACCGCTGGGATAATTTCTACCAATTTCATCAACGGCGCTGGATTAAAGAAGTGAATCCCGATGCAGCGTTCTGGTTTTTCAAGTGAAGCTGCAATGCTGGTAATGCTCAAGCTTGAAGTGTTGGAAGCGATGATGCAATCCTTTGAAACTATGTTTTCCAATTGTGAAAAAACCTTCTTTTTGACCTCTAGATTTTCAACAATCGCCTCAATCGTCAGATCGCTATCTGCCAACTCTTCCAGCTTGTTGATATAATGAATATTCTGCTGAATACGACTTTTCTCAGCCTCATCTATTCTGGATTTCTGCACCAGTCGGTTAAGGATGTTTTCCAAGGCAGATGCTGCATTCTCTAACTGGTCTGCGTTCAGGTCAAAAAGCTTGACCGTGCAACCAGCCGTCGCCGCCACTTGAGCAATACCGCTGCCCATAGTTCCTGCGCCTATGATGCCTACTTTGGAAATTTTTGATTCTTGATTTTTGATTCTTGATTTTTGATTTTCTGACATCAGTTTGTTTTTGTGTTTTTTATACTCACGACAAAAATTGATATGAGCTGATTGTTTTCATCCAGTAGGTTGTCAATAAGATCTTGATTTGTTATGGTCTTTGACTGTTTCTGGATTTTTAGATTTACATAACTCTCTCTTAGTTCTTTTAAACAAATTTTCATTTTATGTAAATAATCTCTAGTCGATTCACCAGCACGCGCCTCACCGTAGTTCAAAGCAACCGATGTTGCAGATCGAATCAATTGTTTTGACAAATGTTCCGCAGCAAAACTCTTATCAAGATGTTGACCAGCAACGATAATGTTGGCCGCAAATTCAATCAATCTATCCTCTAAAATCTGTGCATTCATATCAAATCAAAAATCATATGTCAAAAATCTGCGATCTGATATCATTAGTTTCCCTGAAAATTAGGCTTTCTCTTTTCCATAAAAGCCGCGACGCCTTCTTCATAGTCTGCGGTGTTGGCGCTTTCGATTTGTAGTTTGGATTCCAGAGCGAGTTGTTGTTCCAGGTTGTTGGTCATGGATTCGTTCAGTGCTTTTTTGGTATTGGCGAGAGCTTTTGTGGGTAGTTGCGCGAGTTTTTGTGTGGTTGCTTTCGCGAAAGCGAGAAATTCTTCATCCTTGACCACTTTGTAGATCATTCCCAATTGATCTGCCTCGCTTGCAGTGATCTTATCTGCCAGCATCATGGCGGCACTTGCTTTACCAAAACCAATAAGTCTAGGCAAAAAGAAGGTTCCAGCACTATCTGGAATCAAACCAATTTTGGAAAATGCCTGAATGAAAGCGGCACTTTCTGTGGCAATAACGATGTCACAACACAAAGCCAAATTTGCTCCAGCACCAGCAGCTACCCCATTTACCGCAGCAACCACTGGTTTTTCCAAATTGCGGATTTTAACCACTATCGGATTGTAATGATCGTCGAGAATAGCTTCAAAACCTGGATTCAATTCTGGATCTGTAATTTCCTGAATGTCTTGACCGGCACAAAATGCCTTGCCATTACCCGTAATCATGACGGCTCTCACGTCATCTTGAGCACAGCGATCCAGCGCATGCTGTAGGGAGAATGCCATCTCTTTATTGAAGGAGTTGAATACCTGTGGGCGATTGAATGTTATTTCGGCAATGCCGTGGTTGATTTCTAGTTGTATGGAGTCTGACATTTTTTGTGGTTGTCAAGCCGCTGGTGGTACAGCTTTAGTTAATAGTTTATTGGAAATATTTTGAAAGTTTCGCTTTCGCGAAAGCGAAAACATGTCAAATCAATCATTATTTCAAACATTTGAAATAATCAAAAGGCTCGTGGCAATCCTCGCACTGGAACATGGCCTTACACGCCGTGGAACCGAACTGGCTCACGAGTTTTGTGTTTTGCGAACCGCAATTGGTACACTTGACCAATTTCTTTTCATTCAGCAGCACGTCTTTGTCTGCGGTTTCCTCTAAAGGAGCAGCAATACCATATTCCTCAAGCGCTTTGCGGCCGCGATCTGTGATCCAGTCGGTCGTCCATGGCGGACTCATCACTAGCTGAACGTGAGTCGTGTAACCTTCCTTTTCAAAGGCTCGTTCCAGTTCATCTCCTATCACATCCATCGCTGGGCAACCGCTGTAGGTAGGCGTCAACTTGATCGTGATCTCTTTACCATTCACCTTCACATCGCGAATTACTCCAAGATCCACCACATTGAGCACCGGTATCTCTGGATCTTTTACGGATTCAAGAATGGCGAGGATGTCATTGGATATGTTCAGATCTTGGGTCATTTAAATGTTTGAGATTAAAACTAGAGGCTTTATTGTCTATATAGGCTTCGACATGCTCAGCCTGACTTTGGATTTAATTACCAACGAGAATTTGGATACGTTCTCTGCATATACTGCATTTCAGAAAGTATATATCCCATGTGCTCACTATGAATTCCCTGCTTACCTCCTTTTTGGAAATATTCAACTTCTGGAATTTCTAGAGTGGCGATGGTGAGGTGCTCTTCAATTTTCTCGTAATAGTATTCTTTAAGTTGCATCATATCTGGCGCGACACCAGCTTCTATCATAGCACGATCTGCATCTGTTTTATGAAATAATTCGTCTGTGAAAATCCATAGGTTATTGACTGCTTCTTGAGTTTTGGCCTTGCTTTCTTCCGTACCATCTCCCAAACGTTTTAACCAATCTCCTGAAAAACGTTCGTGATAGTTGGCCTCTTTGATTCCTTTAAATGCTAATGCTCGTAAGGTTACGTCCGCACTTTGCTGCAAAGCGTTCAGGAATAATCTATTGTAAACATCAAAGAAGTATTGACGTACAATAACGTAAGCGAAATCTGTGTTAGGCTGCTCGACTAGTAATGTGTTCTTGTATTCGCGCTCTGTTCTTAAAAAAGCAATGTCATCTTCGGTCGATTTATCACCTTTCAATTGTGCGATGTACTGATAATAGCTACGCACTTGACCTAATAAATCCAATGAGATATTCGTAATCGCGATGTCTGGCTCCAAATTAGGTCCATGACCGCACAATTCTCCCAAACGTTGACCTAGAATCAAGAAATTATCAGCTACGCCCAGTAGATAATCTATGAGGTGCTTTTTGTTTTCTTTTGATTCTAGGAATTGTGGGTTGAGTTCTTTTAGTGGTTTCATTAAAAAATAAAATGAAAAATAAAATGAAAAATAAGCGTGGCTATTTTTCCATCTTATTTAAGGTTTTTGATAATTGTAGATAAGATTTTGCAAAGCTGCAATGCTTCATCAATTAAGTCGGCTTGATTAGTTTTTAACAAACTAGCTCTCGATTGAATTCGCAAATTATTATGACATTCCTTCATTTCCTTAAAAGAGATTCTCAATTTATTGGCTCTATCTTTAGAAGATGAAGCTCCAGCAAACTCTCCATAATTCAAAGCAGCACTTCCCGACGATCTAATCAATTGCTCTGCATAGTATTTGCACGCATAATTTTTAAGAGGAAAATTAAACTCAATGGTAACCTGTGCGGCAAATTCAATCAATCGTTCCTCAACGTCATAAGGTTTATCGGTCATTTTGAATTCATTTTGTTTTTCCTTTTAATTTTACTTTTGAAATTACATATGCTTTAATTCATCAGGCAACTCATAAAACGTAGGGTGTCTGTACACCTTATCGTTTGCCGGCTCAAATAATGAACCACTATCATCAGGACTACTTGCGGTGATGTTGGTAGATTCAACCACCCAAATGCTGACGCCTTCATTACGTCTTGTGTAAACATCGCGTGCATTGTTTAAGGCCATTTCTGCATCCTCGGCATGAAGGCTACCGCAATGACGGTGCTCTAGACCGTTTTTGGATCTTATAAATACTTCCCAAAGCGGGATTTCTCTTTTACTTGAATTACTCATATAAATAGGTGTTGTCAAATAGCGAAGCCGCCTTACGACGGCTCACTTT is from Nonlabens sp. YIK11 and encodes:
- a CDS encoding four helix bundle protein — its product is MTDKPYDVEERLIEFAAQVTIEFNFPLKNYACKYYAEQLIRSSGSAALNYGEFAGASSSKDRANKLRISFKEMKECHNNLRIQSRASLLKTNQADLIDEALQLCKILSTIIKNLK
- the paaC gene encoding 1,2-phenylacetyl-CoA epoxidase subunit PaaC — translated: MKPLKELNPQFLESKENKKHLIDYLLGVADNFLILGQRLGELCGHGPNLEPDIAITNISLDLLGQVRSYYQYIAQLKGDKSTEDDIAFLRTEREYKNTLLVEQPNTDFAYVIVRQYFFDVYNRLFLNALQQSADVTLRALAFKGIKEANYHERFSGDWLKRLGDGTEESKAKTQEAVNNLWIFTDELFHKTDADRAMIEAGVAPDMMQLKEYYYEKIEEHLTIATLEIPEVEYFQKGGKQGIHSEHMGYILSEMQYMQRTYPNSRW
- a CDS encoding enoyl-CoA hydratase-related protein → MSDSIQLEINHGIAEITFNRPQVFNSFNKEMAFSLQHALDRCAQDDVRAVMITGNGKAFCAGQDIQEITDPELNPGFEAILDDHYNPIVVKIRNLEKPVVAAVNGVAAGAGANLALCCDIVIATESAAFIQAFSKIGLIPDSAGTFFLPRLIGFGKASAAMMLADKITASEADQLGMIYKVVKDEEFLAFAKATTQKLAQLPTKALANTKKALNESMTNNLEQQLALESKLQIESANTADYEEGVAAFMEKRKPNFQGN
- the paaD gene encoding 1,2-phenylacetyl-CoA epoxidase subunit PaaD — translated: MTQDLNISNDILAILESVKDPEIPVLNVVDLGVIRDVKVNGKEITIKLTPTYSGCPAMDVIGDELERAFEKEGYTTHVQLVMSPPWTTDWITDRGRKALEEYGIAAPLEETADKDVLLNEKKLVKCTNCGSQNTKLVSQFGSTACKAMFQCEDCHEPFDYFKCLK
- a CDS encoding 3-hydroxyacyl-CoA dehydrogenase NAD-binding domain-containing protein, whose protein sequence is MSENQKSRIKNQESKISKVGIIGAGTMGSGIAQVAATAGCTVKLFDLNADQLENAASALENILNRLVQKSRIDEAEKSRIQQNIHYINKLEELADSDLTIEAIVENLEVKKKVFSQLENIVSKDCIIASNTSSLSITSIAASLEKPERCIGIHFFNPAPLMKLVEIIPAVQTEDQITETSVNTIKGWGKTTAVAKDTPGFIVNRVARPFYSEALRMYEEGMADIPTLDKVVRQMGFRMGPFELMDFIGHDVNYVVTESVFGAFYFDPRYKPSLTQKRLVEAGWLGKKSGRGFYKFENGNKIEPEHDPEMLTGADVKAIQDRLLVMLINEAADALYLQIATAEDLDNAMTKGVNYPKGLLAWADEKGLDWCVNQLDALYDFYREDRYRCSPLLRSKASKNEKFFQS
- a CDS encoding four helix bundle protein, whose translation is MNAQILEDRLIEFAANIIVAGQHLDKSFAAEHLSKQLIRSATSVALNYGEARAGESTRDYLHKMKICLKELRESYVNLKIQKQSKTITNQDLIDNLLDENNQLISIFVVSIKNTKTN
- the paaB gene encoding 1,2-phenylacetyl-CoA epoxidase subunit PaaB translates to MSNSSKREIPLWEVFIRSKNGLEHRHCGSLHAEDAEMALNNARDVYTRRNEGVSIWVVESTNITASSPDDSGSLFEPANDKVYRHPTFYELPDELKHM